The sequence TCGTGCGCCACGATGATCTGTAGACGCTCTTTCGCTACCGACGCGGTGCTTGGCTTTTTGTTGGCACGAAAGAAGTCAAGAAATTTCATTGTTTAGTTGCCTCCAAAGATACGCTCGAAGAATCCCTTCTTCGCTACATCGAGGAAGCGATGTTCCACGGTTTTGCCCAGCAAGCGATCAACAGCATCGCTGTACGCCTGGCCGGCGTCGCTCTGGTCGTCAAGAATCACCGGGACGCCCTGGTTGGAAGCCTTGAGCACTGCCAGGGATTCTGGAATCACACCCAGCAGGGTCACGGCCAGGATGTCCTTGACGTCTTCAACACCAAGCATTTCGCCCTTGCTGACGCGCTCAGGGTTGTACCGGGTCAGCAGCAGGTGCTCCTTGATCGGGTCTTCACCTTTCTCGGCGCGCTGGGATTTGCTGGCCAGCAGGCCCAGCATGCGGTCCGAGTCACGTACCGAAGACACTTCCGGGTTGGTCACGACGATGGCTTCATCGGCGAAGTACATCGCCAGGTGAGCACCAGTCTCGATACCCGCCGGAGAGTCGCAGACCACGTATTCGAAGGTTTCCTTCAGTTCGGCGAGGACTTTGCCCACGCCTTCTTTGGTCAGCGCTTCTTTATCACGGGTCTGGCTGGCGGCCAGTACATACAGGTTCTCAAGGCGCTTGTCCTTGATCAGGGCCTGTTGCAGGTTGGCTTCGCCGTTGACCACGTTAACGAAGTCGTAAACCACACGGCGTTCGCAGCCCATGATCAGGTCGAGGTTACGCAAACCGACGTCGAAGTCGACGATGACTGTCTTGTGGCCGCGCAGAGCGAGGCCGGTACCGATAGCGGCGCTGGTGGTGGTCTTACCCACACCACCCTTGCCGGATGTAACCACGAGAATCTTGGCCAAGGTGTTTCACCCCTAAGGAAAAAGGACTTTTAGCCCCTGAAAAACATCTCTTGAAACTCGCTGCAGGCGGACAGCCAGTGTAGGAATGGGATGAAAAAAGTGTGGTTTATTCAAAATAAACAGCACTTTCCAATTATTCCTACGCAAGTTTTGCCGTTTTCGCTGTGCTATCAGAGTCTAGAGATGCTTGGAAAATGCGGCAGTATCCGTTAAAGACGGACGATGTTCAACACATCGCCCGACAGGCTGACTTGTACCCCGGCCCCCCACAGCGGATCGCGGCGCAAATCTTCTGAAACCTTGTACTGGCCTGCGATCGACACTAGCTCGGCGGTCAACTGCTGGCAAAAAATCCGGGCCTTGGTGTCACCCTTGATGCCGGCCAGTGCACGACCCCGCATGGGACCGTATACATGGATATTGCCATCGGCGAGAAGTTCCGCTCCAGGGCTGACGGGGGCGATGACTACCAAATCGCCACCCTGGGCATAAATCTGCTGCCCGCCGCGAACGGGCGAGGTAATGATCTTGGTTGGCTTGATCGTGGGCTCCGGCGGTTTCTCCGGTTTTTTCTTCACCTCGCCTTCCAGCGGGTCCAGCGCACGCTCGCGAGCGCCGGACGGTGGCAATACAGGCAATTCAATGGCAATGGCGGCGGCGATGTCTTCGATGCGGTTGGCACGAATCGCCAGGGTGCGCAGGCCATGGGAACGGCACACACGCATCAATCCCGGCAGATCGACCGCGCCTTGACCAGCGGGCAGTTTGTCCAGGGCCAGTACCAGCGGGGCGTTATTGAAGAAATTCGGCGCCAGGGCGACCTTGGCGGCGAGCTGGCGATCCAGGGCGTCGAGGTCGTTGCGGGCCAGTTCCAGCACGGTAATGGCGAGCATGCTGCCTTTCAGCTGGAACACGGGATCTTGGTCTAGCGGTTCGGTTTGGCTCATGGTCGGCATAAAGCGGCTTGTCACGAAAAGTGTCGAGACTTATAACGAGAACATCCGCTAGCCGCAAGCCGAGTCGAACCGTTGTAGAATGCGCGGCCCTTGTCTTTACCGGAATCTGTAATGGATCGCCCGCGTTTTCGAGCTGTATTTTTTCACCCGCGTTTTTGGCTGTTATGGCTGGGACTCGGCTTGCTGTGGCTGATCACACAGCTGCCGTATCGGGCTTTACTGGGGATTGGCCGCTTGCTCGGTGCGGGAATGTACCGGGTGGCGGGTGAACGTCGCCGCATCGCCGCGCGAAACCTGGAGCTGTGTTTTCCGGAAAAATCCGCCAAAGAGCGTAAACGTCTGCTCAAGGAAAATTTTGCCTCCACCGGTATCGCCTTCTTCGAGATGGCCATGAGCTGGTGGTGGTCCAAGCCACGCCTGGCACGCCTGGCCCATGTCGAAGGGCTTGAGCACCTCAAGCAGGCCCAGTTGGAAGGCAAGGGCGTGATCTTGATGGCCCTGCATTTCACCACCCTGGAAATTGGCGCCGCCTTGCTGGGGCAAAAGCACACCATCGATGGCATGTACCGCGAACACGGCAACCCGTTGTTCGATTTCGTCCAGCGCCGTGGCCGCGAGCGGCACAACCTTGATTCCTTGGCGGTAGAGCGCGAAGACGTGCGCGGGATGCTCAAGCTGCTGCGGTCCGGCCGCGCCATCTGGTACGCACCTGACCAGGACTACGGCGCCAAGCAAAGCGTGTTTGTGCCGTTGTTCGGCATTCAGGCGGCGACCGTCACGGCCACCAGTAAATTTGCCCGCCTGGGCAAGGCGTTGGTCGTGCCCTTTACTCAGGAGCGCTTGGCGGATGGCAGCGGTTATCGCTTGGTGATCCACCCGCCACTCACCGATTTCCCGGGTGAAAGCGACGAAGTCGACTGCCTGCGTATCAATCAGTGGGTGGAGGCGTCCGTTCGCGAATGCCCAGAGCAATACCTGTGGACCCATCGCCGCTTCAAGAGCCGGCCGCCGGGTGAGCCTAAACTGTATGAAAAGCGCCGTCGTTGATGTGATGTCCCTACGCACCATGGAGTGATGCAATGCGCCCAGCTGAACCGGTCACAGGCTTGATTCTTTCCGGCGGCGGGGCGCGAGCCGCCTATCAGGTGGGGGTATTGGCGGCGATTGCCGAGTTGTTACCGCCGGGGGCAGCCAATCCGTTTCCGGTGATCGTTGGTA is a genomic window of Pseudomonas sp. ADAK18 containing:
- the minD gene encoding septum site-determining protein MinD produces the protein MAKILVVTSGKGGVGKTTTSAAIGTGLALRGHKTVIVDFDVGLRNLDLIMGCERRVVYDFVNVVNGEANLQQALIKDKRLENLYVLAASQTRDKEALTKEGVGKVLAELKETFEYVVCDSPAGIETGAHLAMYFADEAIVVTNPEVSSVRDSDRMLGLLASKSQRAEKGEDPIKEHLLLTRYNPERVSKGEMLGVEDVKDILAVTLLGVIPESLAVLKASNQGVPVILDDQSDAGQAYSDAVDRLLGKTVEHRFLDVAKKGFFERIFGGN
- the minC gene encoding septum site-determining protein MinC codes for the protein MSQTEPLDQDPVFQLKGSMLAITVLELARNDLDALDRQLAAKVALAPNFFNNAPLVLALDKLPAGQGAVDLPGLMRVCRSHGLRTLAIRANRIEDIAAAIAIELPVLPPSGARERALDPLEGEVKKKPEKPPEPTIKPTKIITSPVRGGQQIYAQGGDLVVIAPVSPGAELLADGNIHVYGPMRGRALAGIKGDTKARIFCQQLTAELVSIAGQYKVSEDLRRDPLWGAGVQVSLSGDVLNIVRL
- a CDS encoding lipid A biosynthesis lauroyl acyltransferase; protein product: MDRPRFRAVFFHPRFWLLWLGLGLLWLITQLPYRALLGIGRLLGAGMYRVAGERRRIAARNLELCFPEKSAKERKRLLKENFASTGIAFFEMAMSWWWSKPRLARLAHVEGLEHLKQAQLEGKGVILMALHFTTLEIGAALLGQKHTIDGMYREHGNPLFDFVQRRGRERHNLDSLAVEREDVRGMLKLLRSGRAIWYAPDQDYGAKQSVFVPLFGIQAATVTATSKFARLGKALVVPFTQERLADGSGYRLVIHPPLTDFPGESDEVDCLRINQWVEASVRECPEQYLWTHRRFKSRPPGEPKLYEKRRR